GGAACCTCGGCGTGGGGACGTTCTCGACCGGGAATCGCTGGTGGAGGCGGCCGACGGCTGTGACGTGCTGATTCACGTCGCGACTGCCATTCCGACGAGTCTGAAACCGACCGACGAGGAGTGGACGCGGAACGATTTAGTGCGCGTCGAAGGCGCGCGGAACCTCGTGGCGGTCGCCGACGAAATCGACGCGAAGCGCCTGCTACTCCAGAGTATCGTCTGGGTCGCCCGCCAACCCGACGGCGGTCGATTCGACGAGGACTCGCCGCCGCATCCCGACCGGGTCACGCGCTCCGCGCTCGAAGCGGAGCGCGTCGTTCGCCGAGGTGGAGAGGAGTACGGATTCGAGGTCGGAATCCTTCGCTGTGGTTGGTTCTACTCGGCCGACTCGGCGCACACTCGACAGATGGGGGAAGGACTGCTGAACGGGGAGTTCCCGATTCTCGGCGGCGGACTCCTCGGTAGACGGGACGCGACGCTCTCGATACTCCACGTCGAAGACGCGGCGCGGGCGTTCGCCACGGCGGCCGAATCGAACGAGAGCGGTCTCTGGCACGTTACAGACGACGAACCGGTGACGGTCGCCACGCTGTTCACCGCGTTCGCAGAACGACTCGGCGCCCCGACGCCGCGACGGATACCGGGCTGGCTTGCGCGTCCGCTCGTTGGGAAGAACTCGGTCGAGTTGCTGACGACATCGATGCCGACCACCAACGATCGATTCCGGGAGACGTTCGACTGGAAACCACGGTATCGAAGCTATCGGGAAGGCCTCGACGAGGTAGTCGAAACGTGGGACGAAGACGGAACGCTCACGCGAACGCCGGAAGATAGCGTATGGAGCGAAAACTGAAACGGGGTTCTCGAACCGTCGTCTACTCGCCCTCGAACAGGACGAGTTCGTCGTCGTCGTTATCGTCGTCCAAACAGAGCGGTACCGGCGGCCCCCAGAGATACCGGTGCTGACCGCCACACGCGGGACAGTCGTAGGTTGCAACTCCCTCTCCCTCCGGAACGTTCGAATCCCAGTCGTCGGGGTCGGTGTGCTCCGTGGCGATCGGCGTCATCGTCTCGGGACATCGGATCTCGATGCGGTGGCCTCGTTTGAAATCCGTTCCACCCGTGCTATCCTTTTTACTCCCGAATGGGTTGAGTCGGTCGAACACGACTATCGCCCCCCGGCAGGGGTGGTTCGACGCCACGATACGCACTTCGTTCCCGGACTACTTCGGAACACGGTGCTATCGTAAGGAACCCGATGAATACAAATGCGTCGATACGGCAAAAAACATATCCGAAAAAGCTAGACTGACAGTCAACTGATCAGACGGTCGAATTTTACCCGTTCAGTCGGCGGTTCCGGCGACCGTTTCGGCGACCCCGATCAGCGTCTGCCACGTGTTCAGGGCCGCGCGGAGGGCGACGAGGTCCGCCGCTTCGACGGTAACCAGCATCGTCTTCCCGTCCCGTTCGACGGTCGTCCGCGAGCGCTCGTCGTCGATCTCGCCGATCTCCTGCTCGACGCTTCGGAACACCGTGACGGCACGCTCCTCGGAGTCGTAATCGAATTCGAGAAACGCGTCGTGAGACACGGGCGTTACCGGACGTGAACTTCCTTGACGTCGCGGCTCCGTTCCTTCAGCAGAACGCGGTGGCCACAGTACGGACAGCGGACGCCGCCGTACTCGTCCAGTTCGACATCCCGCTTGCAGCGCGAACACTTGTAGCTCATTATTCGTCGTCAGCCAATGCGGCGCGGATGGAGCGCTTGACGGTCTGTCCGGCGGGCGTCTGCGGGCGGTAGGTACCACCGGCGAACGTGTAGCCGCACCGACCGCACTCCCAGATGCCCGTTCCCTGTCGGTCCACGGTGTCGCTTCCGCAGTCCGGGCAGGTGTGGTTCTCGTTCATGTCCGCTTCGATTTCGGAGATGCGCTTGCGCGCGACGCGACCGTATCGCGCTCCGAACCGACCGGCACTGCCGGTTCGTGATTTAGAGTCTTCGGCCATAGTACCGAGAAATAACCCGAGAGGACAGATAAACCCTTTGAGTTCAGACCGGCGGTCGAGCCAACGCGTACCCGACGACCAACAGCGCCCCGAGCAGACCGAGGATGGCCATCGGGAACGACGTGAACTGCCCGGCCACGTATCCACCGCCCGATAGCGTCGGAATCGCCGTGAGTATCGCGTCGTAGCGTGAGGCCATGTAATTACATATAATTACGCAGGCCCAAAAGGGCTGGGGCTGCGTCAGAAACGGGTGTAGTTGAATGTAATCGGGAGATTCGACTACAAAAGTTACGGCTGCACGCTGGCGAAGAGTCGCTGATCGTTTCGCCGTGACAGCAAGTACAGACGTCGATGAGACCGCAACGCAACCGCGCACAGCACCACGCGCCGGTTAGACAAGGTTGTGCGAGACCAACCGACGGACGCGTCGAACGAAAACCGAAATCCGGTTCGTGGGCTACTGAAATCCGCTCTCCCGTAGCGCCTCGTTCAGATCCTCCCGAATCCGCTCGCCGAGTTCGCGGTCCATCGCGGTGGTGACGACGCGGTTTTCCTGCACGCTGGAGCCGTCGCGGAGGAGGATACGGACGTTGCCGTTCTCGTCGGCGCGGGTCGCCTTGGCGCGGACGCCGGAGTCCGAACTCGACCCCCCGGCGCTGATGGGACCGGGGATGACCTTCTTGACGTGCGGGTGGCAAGCGACTTCCCGAATCACCCGCATGCCGTCGTGGTTGCCGATGAGCGTGGTGTGTGAGCCGCCGAGTTTCTCGCTCGGGTCGAGGTCCACGACTTCGAGCGAGCGCTCCCCTCGGCGGCGAGCACCTCCTCGACCGGGTCCTCGTCCCCGACGCGATAGAAGTCGTGGTGGAGTTTCGCCCGAATCGCCCGAATCACGTCGCGGTTGCCCGCCGCGTACACCTCCTCGGGGTGTTTTCGGCGGACTTCGTCGGCGATGCGCCCCGCGAAGTTGCGAAGTTCGACGACCTCGTTTTCACCGTCCTCCGGCGTGGTCCGGACGCCGGTCTTCCCCACGACGGTTTCGTCCCGGAGCATCGTGAGTTCGGCGTGGTCGCGGGCGACGGTGAGGACGACGGAGTCGGCGTTCTGCGTCCGGCAGACCAGGCAGTAGTCGCCCGGTCGTTCGAGCGAGGACGCACACTGCCGACAGTTCATGCGCGTTCATTGCCAATCGCGGCGTTTAACGTCGGCGTTTCGGAATCGAGGTCGGTGAGAGAAAGATAAATATCGGATAGAAGACAACTTCGAGAGGAAACTGAATCTACATTTCTATCGGCGCGCCGCCGAAGACGACGAAGCTGACGACCCAGTAGGCGACGTACAGGCCGAGCAGGACGTACCCCTGCCACGGCCGGAGACGACCGGTGTGGATGAAGTACGCCGCGAGCACGGTCCCGACGACGAACACGGGCAGGTGCCAGACGAGGACGGACGACCCGATGCCGATGCTCCCCGCCAACGCGATGACCCCGATTTTCCCCGTCACCGAAAAGAGGACGCTCCCGACGACGTTGCCGACGCCAATTTCGGGCGCGCCGCGCCGGACGGGTTCGATGGTCAAAAAGAGGTCCTCGACGGTCAACACGGCCGTCGCGACGGTCGCCCCGAACACGGTGTCCTCGATGCCGTAGTCGTGACGATTCCCTCCGTCCCCATCGACATGGCCGAGGCACCGATGACGAGACCGACGAGCGCCACGACCGAGAGACCCAACCACGCGATTCCCGGAAGTTCGCGGTCGGGGACGAACGGAATGTCGTCGGCGGCGGGGCGGACGACACCACCGTCCAGCATCTCCCGTACCTCCGTATCCCGGAAGACGGGAGTGTTGCGACTCGATTCCCGGTACACGATGTAGCCGAAGACGAGGACGAACAGGGCGATGAGGACGACGCCATCGGAGGGCGTCACGCTCCCGGACAGCACGAACGGCACCATCACGAACGGCGACAGCGCGAACAGGACGAGGTAGTCGCGGGGAACGTCCACCTCGAAGGGCGTGAAGATGGCGGCCAGCGCGAGCGTGATTCCGGTCAGCGATAGCGCGGTGCCGAACACGACGCCGAGCGCGACGCCGTCCAAGTTTTCGACGTTGGTCGCGACCCCGAAGACCACGTCGTCGAACTCGATGCCGGTGAAGAGGATTGCGAGGACGAACAGGGAGAGGTCGAGACCGACGGCGGCCTTGGTAAGAAATCCGATGAGTTTCTCGACGCTGTACACCAACAACGCCGCTCCGGCGATGAAGACGACTCCGGCGGGGAGTCCGGTCACCATCGGCGCGTCGTCGCCCTCCGCGAGGACGGGCGTGACCGTCGTCGAGACGAAAACGACCGCGGCGAGCAGTATCGAAATCACCCTTCCCTTGCGACCGGCCATCGATGGAGTCACGCCGGGGTTCACCATATGCCCTCGGAGCCGTGGAGCGAAGTACGGTGAAGGATTATACACGCGGCCGGGGCCGCCCCGCTATCCCATCTCCAGCTTGTTATCCCATCTCCAACGGGTTCGCCTTCAGGAATTCGCGTAAGAAGACCGTGGCGTACGAGCCGGATGGAAGCGAGAATTCGAACGAGAGCGGGTCGTGAGTGAGCGAGAACTCGGAGCCGAGCAGTATCGCACGGCGGGTACCGGTCGAGTGGAACTCGCCGGGCAGGTTGAAATCGTGCGGTTCGAGGTCGAGGTCGTCGAGGATTTCGCGTTCGATGTCGCCCTGCTCCCCCTCGGCGAGTTCCGTCTCGGTGCCGACCAGCGGTGCGGTGACGAACGCCCGCCCGCGCCGACAGTGGCGTTCGATGGTCCGAACGCGCTTTTCGCTCACGGTCTGCTGGCGGTCCATGTCGGGAACGGTGAAGCCGTCTATTTCCTCGGCGAAACAGACCACGTCTCCGGCGACCGGTTTGTCGAACGGAAGCCCACGCCGAAGCCGCTCGCTCAGGATGCGGTTGAACACGTACGACTGGGCGGCGTTGACGAGCAACCGCTGAAGGTTCGTCGGGAGCGATTCGAGCGCGTCCCGGAAATCCTCGGGGTCCGTTCCGCCGTTTTCCACGAGTCGGTGAGCCATCGAGCGCTCGAACCCAAGTCGGTTCGGCAGGGCGTCGAGGACGGCGTCCCAATCGGGTGCGCGGTCTTCGACGCGCTGACGGGCCTCGCGCGTGTCGTCGGGTTCCGTCTCGAACGGGTTGCCGACGTAGGCCATCACCGCGTCCTCCCACTCCTCGTGGACGACGTGGAGGCCGACCTCGTGCGTGATGGGCCGCAGGCTTCCGAATCGCTGCTGTCCGAAGAAGTTGGGAACGGCGAGGGAATCCTCGCCTCCGGCGAACTCGCACAGTTGGTCGGCGATGTCGTCCGCGTTTTCGGGGCGGTCGGGGTCCGAAACCGTGATCTCGAACTCGTTGCCCACGAGGTCGCCGAACAGGAGTTCACGGCCCGCTCGCCCGACGGGTTCCAGTTCGACGGCTCGCATCTCCGGGAGGTCCTCCGGATCGACTTTCCGGAGGCTGAACAGTTGGGTCGTCACCGCGCGCTTGTCCTTCGTCCCGGCCCACGACACGCGCTCCCGGCTGATACCGAGCGCGCTGGACAGACTCCGGGCAAAATCGTTCGTATCCCACCCGTGCAGGGTCGCACGGACGACGAGATACGGGTACGACCCCGTATCGGAGTCCATCGGCTCCGCGTCGAACCGCTCGATTTCCCGCACCCGGAAATCCTCGTTCGTCTCGCGGAGCGTTCCCCCCACGCCGTCCGCGTCGCTGACGTAATACTCCATGCCGACCACTCTCTCGATGGGATGTGCCTCGCGCATTCGTCCGGAGGTTGTGCCCGAACGGAATTAAAAAACCCTACTCGACGATGCTGATGCGATCCGTCACCGAATCCATGGACTCACCGGGAAAGACGATTCCCGATTCGGTGTCGTACGTGACGAGACCGGCGGCCGCGAGTTTCGGCAGATGGACGTGGTACAGCAAAATCTCCGCCTCGTCGGCGTCGTCGTCTGGAATTTCGGTGATGCTGGAATCCGCATCCCACGCCGCGACGTGGTACGCGAGGTCACCGATTTCGGTCGGTGACGTCGCATCTGCGAGATACGAGAGGACGTATCGGCGGTAGGAACTGCTCAGCACGTCGAACAGCACCTCTGCCGATAGTTCGGTTCGTTCTCTCGGCGATGTCTCGGTTTTCGTGTGTCTCTCCATCATCAACCGTGTACTAGTACTTGGGGGACAAGTACGCGCTACCTACGTACGTTGGTTGAGTGAGAGTGGTTACCATACCGCAATATCGTGCATAGATGTCCGGAGTTCAGTCCGGAGATTCGTCGAAAAACGACGATGCGAGTTTCCGTTCGGCCTTTCGGAGATGTTGGTGGAGCGTCGCGGGTGCGATACCCATCGACTCGGCGATTTGTTCGGCCGTACTCTCGCGCGGCCAGTCGTAGTAGCCGGCCAGATACGCGGCTCGAAACGCCGAGCGCTGTCTCGTCGTCAACTCGGTCGAGAGCGCGTCCCTGAAATCCTGTTCGGAGCGTTCGGTTCGTTCGAGATCGTGTTTCGCGAGGAGTTCGGTGTCGGGATGCGAGGAGCGAATCGACGACATCAACGTCCGAATATCGGTTCCCTTCGGGACTTCCACGACGATATCTTCCCTCCCGTCGTGTGCGCGTGCCGTCTGCACCTTCGCGCTGGATTCGATGAAACTCTCGACCAGCGACGAGGAAACGGTCAGCACGAGCAGTCCCTCGTGGTCGTGCACCCAGACGATGCGTGCCTCGTCGATTTTCGGGACCGTCGTGGCGGTTTCGGCCACCCGTTCCGGCGATGCGTCTTCGACGCGAACGTAGTAGAGATAGCGACCGTCGGACGCCGGGACGGTGCCATCGAGGGTAAGCGTGCAGTCGATTCGGCGCGAGAGATCGACCAGCAGTGCTTCATCGTCCGTGACACGAAACGCCAGTTCCACGACCGGTCTGTCGGTCGCGAGGAGTTTCTTGCTCTCGGCGGCGTTGATGGCGAACCCGACGAGTTCGCCCAGTACATCGAACCCGGCGGCCTCGCGCTCGCTGAAAGCGTTCGCACGCGTCGCGTAGACGACCAACACCCCGTAGGTCGTCTCCCCGTACGAAAGCGGAACGGCGATTCCGGACCGAAGTCCCTGTTCCCTCCCTTCCTTTCGAAGGCGTTCGGTGAGGGCAGGGGTCTCGGAAAAATCACGGACGACGACGTGTCGTTCCGTCCGAAACGCCGTCGTCGCGGGTCGTTCCCAAACATTGTTCGTCGCTTCGACCTCGCCCACGAGTTCGTGGAACGCTCCATCGTCGCCAGCGTGTGCGCGGGAGATGATACTGTCCTCGACGATATCGTGTTCGCCGACCCACGCGAACCGATAGAGATCGGAATCGGCCAACCGGGAGCAGACCACCTCCTCGATTTCCTCGCGCGTCGCCGCGTCGACGAGTTCGTGGATGACCTCGCGGACGAGTTCGTTGATGCGGTTCAGCGTTTCCAGTTCGTCACGCTGCTGTCGGAGTTCACGCTCGCGTTTCCGTCGCTTGGAGAGGTTTCTGCCCGTTCCCGCGAATCCGGCGACCGTTCCATCCTCGGTCGTGATCCGCGTCGCGTTGAACTCGTACGGGACGTGGTCGCCGTCCTTGGTCACGAGTGCGGACTGGCGCGTCTCCGCGCTCGTCCCCGACAACACCATGTCGATCGCCTCGGCGATCATCTCCGCGTCCGCTTCCGGGATGAAATCCAACGGAGCCATGCCCCGGAGTTCGTCGTCGTCGTAGTCGGTGACGGTCGTCAGTCGGTCGTTCCACTCGACGAGCCTGCCGTTTGCATCGAAAACGTAGAAAACGTCGGGGAGCGTGTCGAGAACGGCACGGACGGTCGATTTATCCATCGGTATCGAACGGAATGGCCGCGAAGTCTCTGCCAACGTTGCGTTTGACAATGTGACACGTGGCAACAGAGTACATGCCCTAGCAGAGAGAAGCGACCGTGTCGGCAAAAGATTTCGGATTTGATATATTTCGGAGGGTTCTCAGAACAGCGAAAGGTCGCCGGTGACCTTGTCCACGAGGTCGTCGTCGGCGGGGCCGACGGCGAGGGCAGTGGCGGTACCGGGGTCGAGTTGCGTGTGTCCGGCGTCGCGGATGATAGCGTTCGGAAGTCCTTCCACCCGTGCTTTCTCCGCGAGACGGAACAGTTCCTCCTCGCTTCCCGCCTTCAGGACGACCTTCTTCTGACCCTCGCCCTTCCACCGTTTTCGTGCCCGGTCTCCGGTATCCTCGTACGCCGACAGCGACGCGTGAGCCACCTGCGCGGCGAGTTTTCCTTTCCCCATTCCGATGTCGGTGCGAGCGACGATGGCCTGTTTCATACCTCTGGATGGTGGTGTGGCGAACTAAAGCGCTCCTACTCGATTCGAGAAAGCTTATTATACATGACAAATATGCGAATGTATGCTTTCGGATGCCCTCTTTCGCCCCGACACGTTCTTCGAGGAACGAACGCCGCGACCGAGTCTGGGAAGCGCGTTCGCCGTCGTCCTCGTCGTCGCGCTTCTTTCGACGGCGATCTTCGGAGTTATTGGATGGTCGCTGAGCCAACGAATGACCGGGACGACGCAGATAGACAACCCGAATCGCCCCGCCGACGTGTTCTGCAACGATGAGTTCTATCAGGACAATCCGGTGTCCGATGGCTGTTCACAACCGAAGACGAAAACCGTCGTCGTCGGCAACCTCCTCTGGAAGGAGTTCCAGAAGAAGGTCCCGCTCGTCTTCGTCGGTATCATCGTCGGATGGCCGCTAACCGCGGTCGGACTGCACGTCACCTCCGCCCTCTTCGACGGCGAGGGGTCGTTTTCCAACACGCTGGCGGTCGCTGGATGGGGAATGCTGCCGTCGCTGGTGCAGGCGCTCGTCGGTCTCGGACTGTTCTACATCGCGCTCCGGCACGCCGACCTTTCGGGAAGCGACGTCGAACTCCTGACGGACCAACTCCAGTCGCTCATCGCGAAAGCCCGTGGAGGGACGCTACTCGTCTCCGCCCTCGGAGCGTTCTGGCAAGGTGTCGTCTGGACGTACGGGTTGAAACACGCCCGACGGCTCCCGACCGGTGAAGCGGCGGCGGCCGCCGGAATCGTCGCGGTTTTGCTGTTCGTTATGGGAGCGCTCGGCTAGTTCCGATTCGTGTCCCGAGAATCCCCCCGACGAACGCCCATTGACCGGAGAGCCTTTAGGTACCCCTTCCCCTGTTTTCGACAATGATACTCTCGGACGCGGACATTCACGAACGGCTCGAATCGGGGGAACTGGTCGTCGAACCGATAGACGAACCCGACCTCCAGATTCAACCGGCGAGCATCGACCTCCGACTCGGCGAGGAGTTCCTCGAATTCCAACGTACCAACATTCCCTGCATCCATCCCGACAGCGAGGACGAGGTGGACAGTTACGTCACCGAAACCATCGTGGACGAGGGCGACGAGTTCATCCTTCATCCGGGCGATTTCGTCCTCGGAACGACGAAGGAGCGCGTCGAAATCCCGTCGGACCTGCTGGCACACGTCGAGGGACGCTCGTCGCTCGGGCGACTCGCGGTCGTCGTCCACGCCACTGCTGGCGTCGTGGACCCCGGCTATCGCGGCCAGATCACGCTCGAACTGTCGAACCTCGGCACCGCGCCGGTCGCGCTCAAGCCGGGAACCCGAATCTCCCAGCTCATCTTCACGGAACTCAAGAACCCCTCGGACCGACCCTACGGGTCCGAACGCGGCTCGAAATATCAGGACCAAGCCGGACCGCAGGCGTCCCGAATCGGCAGCGACCACGAGTTCGGCGGTGACCAACTGTGAGGTTCGCGGAGGAAGTCGTCGTCGAGGAGTTCCTCCCGACGTTTCGGTCGATGCTCGCCGAGGACCTTCGGGAGCGCGGCCTGACCCAGAGCGAGGTCGCGGACGCCCTCGGCATCAGCCAGAGCGCGGTTTCGAAGTACGCGCACGGCGACGTGGCGGGAAACGAGCGGGTTCGAGAGGACGAACGGGTCGCCCGCCTCGTAGACGAAATCGGCGAGGGGTTGGCGACCGAGAGCATGAGCCAGTTACAGGCGCTCGTGGAGGTCGAAGTGCTCATCCGACGGCTTGAGGACCGCGACCTCATCGCACAGCTTCACGAGGAGGTGATGCCCGAACTGGCGGGGTACGGCGGCGACTTCAACGTTCACGACCCGGACGACGAACTACGGGCGACCGAACGCGTCCTCTCGTCCATGCGCCGCGGCGTGCACATCGTGGAGGGAACGAGCGGCTTCACGTCGCTCATTCCGGCGGTCGGGTCGAACCTCTGTGAATGTCTCCCCAACGCCGAGAGCATCGACGACGTGGCCGGGATTCCCGGTCGCATCTTCGACGTGAAGGGACGGGCGACGATTCCGGCCGACCCCGAGTTCGGCGTCAGCGGGCACGTCGCCTCCATCCTCCTCGCGGCCCGGAACGAGGGAGCGGACGTCCACGCCGCGCTCAACATCAGGTACGCGCCCGAAATCGTGGAACGACTCGAATCGACCGGCCGTGCGACCGCCGAGTTCGACGCCGAGTACGACGACCTCGGCACGGCAATCGAGACGGCGCTCGACGGGACGCCGGACGCGACGGTGCTCTATCAGACCGGCGGCTACGGTATCGAGCCCATCGTCTACGTTCTCGGGGACTCCGCGGAAGAAGTGGCTGAAATCGCGCGGGAAATCGTTTAAACCGGAACCCGCTCGCTGCGCTGTACTTCGCGGACGATGTCGTCCGGTCGAACGTCCTCCCGCTCACGACGGATGTCGTTGACGGTCTCCGCGAGCGAGAGAAGTGCCGAGACGGCACGGTCGCGCGTTGCGACGCGGCCGACCGGTCGAATCGTGGTGTATCTGTTTCCGATGCTGTCCTCCAGTTCGAGTTCCCATTCGTCCGCAATCGACGCTCTGACTGCCTTCACGGCGATATCTCCGTCCCGATGCTGGAGTTGGATCTCGTCGCCTCTGATGGGTGATCGCTCCCAATCAGCGGGAATCTCTCCGGAGTCAGACGGTGATTGCATGGTTTCGTTTTGTATTGTCCCGTTCATTCTGTGTTTGTCCTGGTTGCTTGTGCGGGTCGTTTATGTCCGCGCGCCGAAGTGGCACACACAAAGTATATACCAATCCGGCATTACTCTCTATTTACCTCGGGTAGGGGTACACGAGGTGACATTTTTCTTCGAACTACGCCTGTAGCTTCGGGTCCGGCCGACGTATCACTCGTTCGTGGTTTCGAAGTTTCGTTTCGTCGTGTCCGTCGTTCCGAGTGGACCCGTTATGTTTCGATGACGGATGGGGGCGCCTCGTAGTGTGTCCAATACTGTCTCCGAAACCGTCCCATCCTCCGAACAGTTGGCTTTGATGACAGTCCTCAATCACCGGAGTCTGTCATCGCGACTGTCACGTAGTATAAGTACGAACCTCGAATTACTTTAGCCCTGTGGACGTTTTCTGATCAGTCCGTATTCGGATCTATCCGTTCGATTGAATAGATTTGATACTTCGAATTTCCCAAACGAGATTAGTACGAATCACGCCTCGTCGGTCCTCGTGTCGAATCACGTTCACACTTCCGGCGTTCGTGGTGACAGCCCGATTTCTTTTATCGGACTCCGTCGTACGACCATGCATGTCACGGCGTGGAACGACTGCCGCACAACAGTTCTACGGACGGTGGGCGCAGTTATACGACCTCCTTGCAGTGGCGACGCCCGGCCTCTCCGAACTCCGAAGTCGAGTCGCCGACGAACTCCACCTCTCGCCCGGCGATACGGTGATCGAGATGGGCTGTGGGACCGGCGCGAACTTTCCCCATCTGCGGGAGCGCGTCGGCCCGGCAGGTCGCGTCGTCGGCGTCGATTTCACGCGGGGGATGCTCGAACAGGCACGGGACAGAATCGACCGCGAAGGCTGGGAGAACGTCCACGTCGTGCAGGCCGACGCGGCGACGTCCTCGCCCCGCGAGGACGTCGACGCCGTCCTCGCCACGTTCGTCATCGGGATGCTCGGCGACCCGCACGGCACCGTCACCCGCTGGCTGGACGGAATCCGTCCCGACGGCCATCTCGCGCTCCTCGACGCCGGGCGGAGTTCACGGACCTACTCGTGGCCCGTGAATCTGGCTTTCAAGGGACTCGTTCTCGCCTCCACACCCGGCGATATCAGCGCGTTCGAAAAACCGCCGTGGTACGTGCTGGACGAACGAATCGAGGAGTCGCGGCGGGCGCTGTCGGCGGGAGCAGTCGATGTTCAGGATAGCGAGCACGCGCTGGGCGTGGTGCGAATCACGGGTGGACGAGTGGCGGAGAGTCGATAGGGGTCGTCCACGACGGGGGTCGACCGTACGAATTCGCCCGCCTCGCAAAATAGTTGAATAGATGAACAACTGTTCAAATATTGTGTCGATTCTAAAATCGCGTCCGTAACGCGTGAATACGTCCCGGAATGACGCCGGTACCTGACGAACATTGGGTATCGTCCGACTATCGCATCCGACGGTCACTGTGTCGTTACTTCACACCCGTCCGCCGTCACGACGACGGTGTGCTCCGACTGGCTAACCAATGCGCCTGATTTCTCTTTGAGAACCGGGTCAGCCCTGAGTACCCCTCGGTTCACGAGTCGTTTGACGGTTACATCGAGACCCGGAATATCGTACCACCTCGTCGTGAACGGGAGACTTTGTCGGGTTTCGCGGAGGGTGTCGAGCAGTTCCCGGGCACGTCGGTCCCGCACCGGACGGTCGTCGTCGAGGCGGAAAATTCGTTCCTCGCTCCCCTCCGTTACGCGGCCGCGGCCGGTAGTGGCGAACGTTTCGACGGCCAAAACGTCACCCTCGGCGAGTTCGGTTCCTTCGTCACTGCCGACGTTGGGGAGACTCGGGTCGGTGTGGGCCTCGTAGTGGCCGAGTCCGTGTCCGCTCAAGTTTACTATCGGACGAAATCCGGACTCCCGGATCGTTCGCTCTATAGCGTGGCCGACGGTACCGGTGTGAACCCCTGCTTCGATGCTGTCGAGCGCAGCATCGAGAGCGGCATCACTGGCAGCGACGAGGTCGCCGTGTTCTCCCGAGAGGTCGACCGTCACGGCGGCATCGGAGCACCAGCCATCGACGTGGACGCCCATATCGAGCGTGACGAGGTCCGCATCGCCAAACGTGCTGTCGTCGTCCGCTCCTAGAATCGCGTGGGACGCTTCCTCATCGATGTTGATGTTGACGGGGAACGCCGGTTCGCCGCCGAGTTCACGTATTCGCGTCTCAGCGTACTCCGCGATCTCTATGTGTTTGACCCCCGGTTCGATGCGACTCGTCGTTTCGTCGAACACCTGTGAGAGTACGCCACCAGATTTCTGCAAATTTGACCAATTTTCGTCCGATATTTCCCCGTATGCCATGTCAGTACACACACGTTTGTACCATATATACATTTCTAGGAGTGGAAAAATTGAATATGGCGTATTCGATCCCGAGTTCGATGGACGAATCCGGG
The genomic region above belongs to Haladaptatus sp. R4 and contains:
- a CDS encoding thiamine-phosphate synthase family protein, with protein sequence MRFAEEVVVEEFLPTFRSMLAEDLRERGLTQSEVADALGISQSAVSKYAHGDVAGNERVREDERVARLVDEIGEGLATESMSQLQALVEVEVLIRRLEDRDLIAQLHEEVMPELAGYGGDFNVHDPDDELRATERVLSSMRRGVHIVEGTSGFTSLIPAVGSNLCECLPNAESIDDVAGIPGRIFDVKGRATIPADPEFGVSGHVASILLAARNEGADVHAALNIRYAPEIVERLESTGRATAEFDAEYDDLGTAIETALDGTPDATVLYQTGGYGIEPIVYVLGDSAEEVAEIAREIV
- a CDS encoding class I SAM-dependent methyltransferase; this translates as MSRRGTTAAQQFYGRWAQLYDLLAVATPGLSELRSRVADELHLSPGDTVIEMGCGTGANFPHLRERVGPAGRVVGVDFTRGMLEQARDRIDREGWENVHVVQADAATSSPREDVDAVLATFVIGMLGDPHGTVTRWLDGIRPDGHLALLDAGRSSRTYSWPVNLAFKGLVLASTPGDISAFEKPPWYVLDERIEESRRALSAGAVDVQDSEHALGVVRITGGRVAESR
- the dcd gene encoding dCTP deaminase, whose product is MILSDADIHERLESGELVVEPIDEPDLQIQPASIDLRLGEEFLEFQRTNIPCIHPDSEDEVDSYVTETIVDEGDEFILHPGDFVLGTTKERVEIPSDLLAHVEGRSSLGRLAVVVHATAGVVDPGYRGQITLELSNLGTAPVALKPGTRISQLIFTELKNPSDRPYGSERGSKYQDQAGPQASRIGSDHEFGGDQL
- the map gene encoding type II methionyl aminopeptidase translates to MAYGEISDENWSNLQKSGGVLSQVFDETTSRIEPGVKHIEIAEYAETRIRELGGEPAFPVNINIDEEASHAILGADDDSTFGDADLVTLDMGVHVDGWCSDAAVTVDLSGEHGDLVAASDAALDAALDSIEAGVHTGTVGHAIERTIRESGFRPIVNLSGHGLGHYEAHTDPSLPNVGSDEGTELAEGDVLAVETFATTGRGRVTEGSEERIFRLDDDRPVRDRRARELLDTLRETRQSLPFTTRWYDIPGLDVTVKRLVNRGVLRADPVLKEKSGALVSQSEHTVVVTADGCEVTTQ